AAGTAGCAAGTGGAGTGGTGGCCGCAACTTGCCACTGGCTACTCGCCACTCGCTACTCTAAAACCTTTGGTACGCAGAAATGCTCGCCGTCGCTGTGAGGGGCGTTTTTCAGTGCGGCTTCTCTATTTAGAGTTTCGCCGGGAGCATCTTCTCTGAAAACGTTTTTAACCAGCAGGCTGTGGGCGAGCGGCTCCACAGACTCAGTGTCAAGTTCGCCGAGCTTTTCTATGTATTCCAGTATATCGCTGAGCTGAGCTGCAAACTGCTGAACTTCGTCTTCGGTAAGCTCAAGCCTTGCAAGCTCTGCTACTTCTCTAACCTGTTTTTCGTCGATCATTTCAGGCATATTATGCTCCTAATTAAGTGGTAATAGCTGCTCCGGGCAATTATCGCCCGGCAGATACAAGAGATATATATTTTGCAGGCATTAATTTTTCTTTCAAGCAAAAATGCAAACAATTCCACTGTTGTGTGCGACAATATTTTTTGGCAAAATGCAAATCATTATGCTGCAATGCTTTGTAGAATTTATTGCTATCTATATTACTGAGCCAGTCCGCCTGCGGCGGGAAACTCGCTAAGGATTTTTTGTCTGCTGGTTTTGATGGCAAGTAGAGGCGAACCTGCGCGAGCGCCTTGCCTGCGAAGTGTGAAAATTCGGCGGAAAAAACTTATGCCTTATTTGGCCTTCTGCATATTCTCAATTGGTCTGTATCCACTTATTCCGTCCGCCGAAGGCGGACTTCTTGCGTGGCTCTGATTGTCATTAGTATTCCGCAGCGATTTTACGAAGCGAACATTTAAACAGAGCCGCACGTGGAGGCCCGCCTCAGGCGGAGAGCCTGTCCGCCGAAGGCGGGGAACAAGCGGATAGAATCAGTTTTAAAAAGCTTTGCCAAAAAAAATTGTCGCCCCACTGTTCAGGCTTTTGTGTCTGCTAATCTGCACGAGCCGGCGCGGCTAACATTTTTTGAATTTATCGCTAATAGTTTGCAAACACAGCAGATTTACACTCCGCACAAGGTCTTCGTCCTGGGCTGCGTAGGCGCTGGGGCAGAAGGCTAACGTTGTAAAGCGTATTAAAACTTTTTTACTTTTCTCAATTTTTTTTGAAAGGGTTCTTATGAATCTTAAAAAACTCTCATTAATGCTGGCAGTTGCAGTTTTTGCTGTTGCAGGAACTGTAAATGCTGACGAGGTGTTGGTTAGCTCCAATATCTCAACCTCTACTGCGTGGACGTCGGACAACGTCTACAATCTTCAGGATCAGGTTTTTGTTGAGCCGGGTGCTACCCTCACAATCGAGGCAGGCACGCTCGTACAGAGCACCTCCGGCGGCGGCGGAAGCCTTGCTGTTGCCCGCGGCGGTAAGATCTACGCCAACGGAACTAAGGACAACCCAATCATTATGACCTCCACAGATGACGATCTCAACAGCTGGCACGAAGGGTGTAATGAATGGGGCAACCTTACTCTGATGGGTAATGCTCTTATCTCTGCTTCGCACTACGGCGGAAACCCTGTAGGCAGCAACACCAAGACTCCGACCGGCGACAACGAGAAGCTGATGGAAGGCCTTACAGACAACACCTACGGGATGTACGGCGGCAACGACGACAACGACAACAGCGGTTCTCTGAGCTACGTTTCCATTCGTTACGGCGGTAAAGTGATCGGCCTTGCCAACGAGCTCAACGGTCTTTCGCTCGGCGGTATCGGACGTGAAACAGACATCAGCCACATCGAGATTATGAACAACGTTGATGACGGTATCGAGATCTGGGGCGGAACTGTATGCCTTAAGTACGTAAACATCTGGAACATCGGCGATGACAGCTTTGATATCGATCAGGGCTGGAGAGGCAAGGCTCAGTTTGGTCTTATCGTTCAGGGACATTCAATCGATGCAAGCCAAGGCTCTGGTGTTGGCGACAACTGCTTCGAGACAGATGGTGCTGAAGACTCAGATGCCCAGCCTGTAACCACTGCTTCTATCTACAACTTCACAGTAGTGGGCAACCCTGGCGACGGCGACGGCGGTACGACCTGGCGTGATAACGCCCGTATGCAGTATCGCAACTGCATCTTTATGGACCTCGGCGAGAAGCTCGTTAGGTTCGATGGCGACGACGGCGACGGAGCTAACGGCTACGGCTACAACGGCACGCTTTCATGGGAAGATACATGGACAACAAGCTACGACCACTCAACCACAACTGCTATGCCGAACGCAGGCAGCTGGTCAGCAGGCGATTTCAATGATCCTTCAGTTATGTACACCGCTCAGGTTGACGGAAACCTCTCTGAAATCAAGGATTCAGTGTTCTTCCGCAATATGCACGCAGATGCCTATACAGAAGCAGATGCCCGCGGCGTACGCGACGGATCAAACGACAACGTAACTGCTGCTTTCGAGCCTTCTAACCCAGATGCGAATATGCCGATTCAGAAGCTCGTTCGCGGCGCTAAAGTTGTTAAGGGCGGCAAAGACGTTTATCCTGTTGAGTTCATCAACCCATGTGCAGCTAATGATGCTGTTACAAGCGCAGGCACAGCTCCGGATGACGGATTCTTTACTCCTGCTCAGTACCGCGGCGGATTCCCTTCAGACTACAACTGGCTTGAAGGCTGGACAGCTGTTGATGCTTACGGTATGACAGATACTTCAATGAACGGAGACGAAATCCTCGTTGATTCTAACATCAAAACTTCTACGACCTGGACATCTGACAAAGTTTACAACCTCCAGAAGCAGGTGTTTGTTGAGCCGGGTGCTACACTCACAATCGAGCCTGGTACGCTCGTACAGAGCACATCAGGTCTGGGCGGAAGCCTTGCTGTATCACGCGGAGCTAAAATCTATGTGAACGGCACTGAAGATGCTCCAGTTATTATGACCTCTACCGATGACGATCTCAAGACCTACCGTGAAGGCTGCAACGAATGGGGTAACCTCACACTTATGGGTAACGCTCTTATCTCAGCCTCACACTACGGCGGAAACCCTGTAGGCAGCAACACCAAGACTCCTACCGGCGACAACGAGAAGCTGATGGAAGGCCTTACAGACAACACCTACGGGATGTACGGCGGCAACGACGACAACGACAACAGCGGTTCAATCAGCTACCTCTCACTTCGCTACGGCGGTAAAGTGATCGGTCTTGCCAATGAGCTCAACGGTCTTTCGCTCGGCGGTATCGGACGTGAAACAGACATCAGCCACGTTGAAGTTATCAACAACGTTGATGACGGTATCGAGATCTGGGGCGGAACTGTATGCCTTAAGTATGTAAACATCTGGAACATCGGCGATGACAGCTTTGATATCGATCAGGGCTGGAGAGGCAAGGCTCAGTTTGGCCTTATCGTTCAGGGGCACTCAATCGATGCAAGCCAAGGCTCTGGTGTTGGCGACAACTGCTTCGAGACAGATGGTGCTGAAGACTCAGATGCCCAGCCTGTAACCACTGCTTCTATCTACAACTTCACAGTAGTGGGCAACCCTGGCGACGGCGACGGCGGTACGACCTGGCGTGATAACGCCCGTATGCAGTATCGCAACTGCATCTTTATGGACCTCGGCGAGAAGCTCGTTAGGTTCGATGGCGACGACGGCGACGGAGCTAACGGCTACGGCTACAACGGCACGCTTTCATGGGAAGATACATGGACAACAAGCTACGACTACTCAACCACAACTGCTATGCCGAACGCAGGCAGCTGGTCAGCAGGCGATTTCAACGATCCTTCAGTTATGTACACCGCTCAGGTTGACGGAAACCTCGCTGAAATCTCAGATTCAGTGTTCTTCCGCAATATGCACGCAGATGCCTATACAGAAGCTGATGCCCGCGGCGTACGCGACGGATCAAACGACAACGTAACTGCTGCTTTCGTGGCTTCCAGCCCGGATCAGAATATGCCGATTCAGAAGCTCGTTCGCGGCGGTAAAGTGGTTAAGGGCGGCAAAGACGTTTATCCTGTTGAGTTCATCAACCCATGTGCAGCTAATGATGCTGTAACAAGCGTTGGTGCTGCTCCAGCAGACGGCTTCTTTGTTCCTGCTCAGTACCGCGGCGGTTTCAGCGAAGACAACAACTGGCTCGCCAACTGGTCTGCAATCGATCAGTACGGTATGACAGATACTTCAATGAATCAGCCGAGCGGCGATATCAACAACGATGGTATCGTTGACGTTGAAGACCTCTCTGCGATTGGTGCAGGATGGCTTCAGGTTAAGTAATTAATCTTTCGTTGACTGGCAAAAAATAATCAATATCTGGTGGCAGGGCTTTGATGCCCTGTCATCAGATTCTTTTACGGAAAAGGTATGACAGTAATAAAAGTGAATAAAAAACTTTCAATGCTCGCAGCGGCCTGCGTTCTGGGATTAGCTCTTATTTTAACAGGCTGCGATAAACAAACAGCGGATAATCAGGCAGATGAAAATCAAGCGGCTGAAGGAAACGCTTCTGCCGAGATTTCTGAAAAACCTGAAAAGGCTGCTCCCCTTGAAAATTCTCAAATCGAGAAGTACCAGAAGCAGCTTATGGAAACTGCCTTCCAAACGGCATCTATGATTCCTGTTAAGCCGCATATCAAAGACAGAAGCAAGTCTCAGCAGAAAGTTGTGCAGACTTATATAAAACTCGGGCAGATAAAAACAGCGGCAGAGCAGACCGAGAAGATTCTCAACTGGCGCAAGGGCGTATGTTACGGCGATCTTGCTTATTATTTTGCAGAAAATAATCAGAAGGGCAGAGCAAACGAGTTTCTCGCCTTGGCTGAAGAAGTTATAGAAGAACCGAACCTTGAAGACTGGCGCAGAGACAGGGTGAAGGTTCGAATCGCTCAGGCGGAAACGCTTCTGGGCAAGAAAGACCACGGCGAGAAGTTCGAAGAGAATCTCGTTGAGGCGGAAACTGGCAAGCTGGCTGCGACAAAGGCTGAGATTTGCTCAGATGAAGAATTTGATTCTCAGCTCGCCTCAATTGACGAGATGATAAAGACGGGCGTTTATGATGTGGTTAAAAATTCCCTTTATGCCTGCCTGAGCCTTTACGAGAGGTTTTACGATGATTCTTCACGCAGACAGATTCTGGAAGATAAGATTACCTCTTCATGGAAGACTATTCCCTACTTCATCAGGATTGAT
This window of the Sedimentisphaera salicampi genome carries:
- the gatC gene encoding Asp-tRNA(Asn)/Glu-tRNA(Gln) amidotransferase subunit GatC, yielding MPEMIDEKQVREVAELARLELTEDEVQQFAAQLSDILEYIEKLGELDTESVEPLAHSLLVKNVFREDAPGETLNREAALKNAPHSDGEHFCVPKVLE